Proteins encoded within one genomic window of Thunnus maccoyii chromosome 22, fThuMac1.1, whole genome shotgun sequence:
- the LOC121888813 gene encoding complement C1q-like protein 4: protein MDAFKEYLEAREAQLKDSQIHIEGLKRKESIMVAFTAVAEYSGAHGPFNMDRTLVYNKVITNIGDAYNSCSGIFSAPVAGLYHFTFFYHAGGQHPSKLFLMKNCETIVMTSDHKSSNDSADNGGNAAFLQLKEGDQVFVRLGANTHVWGSSQTNFSGFLVRHM from the exons ATGGATGCCTTCAAAGAATACCTGGAAGCCAGGGAAGCCCAGCTGAAGGACAGCCAAATCCACATTGAGGGACTGAAGAGAAAAG aGAGCATCATGGTGGCATTCACTGCTGTGGCAGAATACAGTGGGGCCCATGGACCCTTCAACATGGACAGAACTCTGGTTTACAACAAGGTGATAACAAACATTGGTGATGCCTACAATAGCTGCTCAG GTATCTTCAGTGCACCTGTTGCAGGTCTTTATCATTTTACCTTCTTCTATCATGCTGGAGGACAACATCCATCAAAGCTGTTCCTGATGAAGAACTGCGAGACCATTGTCATGACATCTGATCACAAATCAAGCAATGACTCAGCTGATAATGGAGGAAATGCAGCATTCCTGCAGTTGAAGGAAGGTGATCAGGTTTTTGTGCGCCTGGGTGCAAATACTCATGTTTGGGGATCAAGCCAAACCAACTTCAGTGGCTTTCTGGTCCGTCACATGTGA
- the LOC121888816 gene encoding complement C1q-like protein 4: protein MAQERTMVAFTALAEYGGAHGPFNMDTTLVYNEVITNIGDAYNSCTGIFCAPVAGVYYFTFFYHAGGEHKSRLSLMKNCETIVITSDHKSDSDGADNGGNVAFLQLQAGDQVFVRLDANHHLWAAERHTSFSGFLVRPM from the exons ATGGCTCAAG AGAGAACCATGGTGGCATTCACTGCCCTGGCAGAATACGGTGGGGCTCATGGACCCTTCAACATGGACACAACTCTGGTTTACAACGAGGTGATTACAAACATTGGTGATGCCTACAATAGCTGTACAG GTATCTTCTGTGCACCTGTTGCAggtgtttattattttacattcttCTACCATGCTGGAGGAGAACATAAGTCAAGGCTGTCCCTGATGAAGAACTGTGAGACCATTGTCATAACATCTGATCACAAATCAGACTCTGATGGAGCTGATAATGGAGGAAATGTAGCATTCCTGCAGTTGCAGGCAGGAGATCAGGTGTTTGTGCGCCTGGATGCAAATCATCATCTTTGGGCAGCTGAGAGACATACTAGCTTCAGTGGCTTTCTGGTCCGTCCCATGTGA
- the LOC121888811 gene encoding complement C1q-like protein 4 has protein sequence MDAFKEYLEAMAAQLKDSQIHIEGLKRKESIMVAFTAVAEYSGAHGPFSMDRTLVYNKVITNIGDAYNSCSGIFSAPVAGLYYFTFFYHAGGQHPSKLFLMKNCETIVMTTDHKSSNDSADNGGNAAFLQLKEGDQVFVRLGANTHVWGSCQTNFSGFLVRHM, from the exons ATGGATGCCTTCAAAGAATACCTGGAAGCCATGGCAGCCCAGCTGAAGGACAGCCAAATCCACATTGAGGGACTGAAGAGAAAAG aGAGCATCATGGTGGCATTCACAGCTGTGGCAGAATACAGTGGGGCCCATGGACCCTTCAGCATGGACAGAACTCTGGTTTACAACAAGGTGATTACAAACATTGGTGATGCCTACAATAGCTGCTCAG GTATCTTCAGTGCACCTGTTGCAGGTCTGTATTATTTTACCTTCTTCTATCATGCTGGAGGACAACATCCATCAAAGCTGTTCCTGATGAAGAACTGCGAGACCATTGTCATGACAACTGATCACAAATCAAGCAATGACTCAGCTGATAATGGAGGAAATGCAGCATTCCTGCAGTTGAAGGAAGGTGATCAGGTTTTTGTGCGCCTGGGTGCAAATACTCATGTTTGGGGATCATGCCAAACCAACTTCAGTGGCTTTCTGGTCCGTCACATGTGA